One Sphingopyxis macrogoltabida genomic region harbors:
- a CDS encoding type IV secretion system protein, with amino-acid sequence MDFTDHVFTTMFEALDNALAAIVGKYAAVIEVVSPALRIGIVIYISLLGYAIMRGAVQYPFREYTYRGCQLAALYFAVTSLYGTQIGMFALGGLPGQFANALGGADVGGLGGFYDKLAGTGFETANTMRKIAANYQDTQGALPDIGYAVFAGFLVVIVIIATLLCAAIGFVISAFGLFALGLLSVVGPLFVAALLFESTRGYFFAWLGACINYLMLTVFALVLTLFLTQTGETIIATISENDDIGMAAIKALAFYALGFFFFLQIPSLAASLGGGGPALANQFASAIAAAGGFVVGRGATGAQATSRAIERGFARGMARMRTSGSISRGAA; translated from the coding sequence ATGGATTTCACCGATCATGTATTCACCACAATGTTCGAGGCGCTGGACAATGCGCTGGCGGCCATCGTGGGCAAATATGCGGCCGTGATCGAGGTCGTTAGCCCTGCCCTGCGCATCGGGATCGTGATCTATATTTCTCTGCTGGGCTACGCGATCATGCGAGGGGCGGTGCAATATCCGTTCCGCGAATATACCTATCGCGGTTGCCAGCTCGCTGCTCTCTATTTTGCCGTGACATCGCTCTATGGCACCCAGATTGGCATGTTTGCGCTGGGTGGCTTGCCCGGCCAGTTCGCAAACGCGTTGGGCGGTGCGGACGTTGGTGGTCTTGGCGGTTTTTATGACAAGCTGGCGGGCACCGGCTTTGAAACTGCCAACACAATGCGCAAGATCGCCGCTAATTATCAGGATACCCAGGGTGCGCTCCCCGATATCGGCTATGCCGTCTTTGCGGGCTTTCTGGTGGTCATTGTCATCATCGCCACGCTGCTGTGCGCGGCCATCGGCTTCGTAATCAGTGCGTTCGGCTTGTTTGCGCTCGGGCTTCTCTCGGTTGTCGGCCCGCTTTTTGTGGCCGCCCTGCTGTTCGAGTCCACGCGCGGCTATTTCTTTGCCTGGCTTGGGGCGTGCATCAACTATCTGATGCTGACCGTTTTCGCGCTCGTGCTGACACTGTTTCTGACCCAAACCGGCGAGACGATCATCGCCACCATCTCGGAAAATGACGACATCGGCATGGCAGCGATCAAGGCGCTGGCTTTTTACGCGCTCGGCTTCTTCTTTTTCCTCCAGATTCCATCGCTCGCCGCTTCACTCGGCGGCGGCGGCCCTGCCCTTGCCAACCAGTTTGCGTCCGCAATCGCAGCGGCAGGCGGGTTCGTCGTTGGGCGCGGCGCAACCGGCGCTCAAGCCACCAGCCGAGCCATCGAGCGGGGCTTCGCGCGCGGCATGGCGCGGATGCGGACATCTGGATCAATCAGTCGCGGCGCAGCATAA